The following coding sequences are from one Canis lupus baileyi chromosome 19, mCanLup2.hap1, whole genome shotgun sequence window:
- the STAP2 gene encoding signal-transducing adaptor protein 2 isoform X3 yields the protein MASALSPPRGPKGKGALPSHYYESFLEKKGPHDQDYKKFWAGLQGCTLYFYNSNRDSQHVEKLGLGAFVRLSDEAPGGSPRDPGIYFSLVLWNQEIKFKVESLESREMWKGFILTVVELRVPSNLTLLPGHLYMMAEALAKEEARRALEVPPCFLRVSRLEAQLLLERYPECGNLLLRPSGDGADDVSVTTRQTLHGTPVFRHYKVKRDGSKYVIDVEDPLSCASLDAVVNYFVSNTNRRLVPFRLDEDYEKVLGHVEADKENGESVWVASSAPVAPGPGPAPASGGRKQLPPVPITPPPSQDKPPLLLNQNENYVIPIADAPAADYENEDVPSPSWQVVPKPRKLAKSLKPPIAPKPGFGSVHALGPAYQNTPVPFLIWKTIRLSKPS from the exons GATTACAAGAAGTTCTGGGCGGGCCTGCAGGGCTGCACTCTCTATTTCTATAATAGCAATCGGGACTCACAG CACGTGGAGAAGCTGGGCCTCGGAGCATTTGTGAGGCTCAGCGATGAGGCGCCCGGCGGAAGCCCCAGAGACCCCGGTATCTATTTCAGCCTGGTCCTCTGGAACCAAGAGATCAAGTTCAAG gtgGAGAGCCTGGAGTCTCGGGAGATGTGGAAAGGCTTCATCCTGACGGTGGTAGAG CTGCGTGTCCCGTCCAACCTGACCCTGCTGCCCGGACACCTGTACATGATGGCCGAGGCCCTGGCCAAAGAGGAGGCCCGCCGCGCGCTCGAGGTGCCCCC CTGCTTCCTGAGGGTGAGCCGGCTGGAGGCGCAGCTGCTCCTGGAGCGCTACCCCGAGTGCGGGAACCTGCTGCTGCGGCCCAGCGGCGACGGCGCGGACGACGTGTCGGTCACCACACGCCAGACGCTCCACGG GACGCCGGTGTTCCGGCATTACAAGGTGAAGCGTGACGGCTCCAAATATGTGATCGACGTGGAGGATCCG CTCTCGTGCGCCTCGCTGGATGCGGTGGTCAACTATTTCGTATCAAACACCAATAGGAGGCTGGTGCCCTTCCGGCTGGACGAGGACTACGAGAAGGTGCTAG GCCACGTGGAGGCGGATAAAGAGAACGGCGAGAGTGTGTGGGTGGCGAGCTCGGCCCCCGTGgccccaggcccag ggcctgcACCCGCCTCGGGTGGCCGCAAGCAGCTGCCTCCTGTGCCCATCACACCTCCGCCAAGCCAGGACAAGCCACCCCTACTTCTGAACCAGAACGAGAACTACGTGATCCCCATTGCAGACGCCCCAGCTGCCGACTACGAGAATGAGGATG TGCCTTCCCCCAGCTGGCAGGTTGTCCCGAAGCCCAGGAAGTTGGCAAAGTCTCTAAAGCCGCCCATCGCGCCCAAGCCAG GATTTGGTTCTGTTCATGCACTGGGCCCCGCCTATCAGAACACACCCGTGcccttcctcatctggaaaacgATTCGACTGTCAAAACCCAGttag
- the STAP2 gene encoding signal-transducing adaptor protein 2 isoform X1 codes for MASALSPPRGPKGKGALPSHYYESFLEKKGPHDQDYKKFWAGLQGCTLYFYNSNRDSQHVEKLGLGAFVRLSDEAPGGSPRDPGIYFSLVLWNQEIKFKVESLESREMWKGFILTVVELRVPSNLTLLPGHLYMMAEALAKEEARRALEVPPCFLRVSRLEAQLLLERYPECGNLLLRPSGDGADDVSVTTRQTLHGTPVFRHYKVKRDGSKYVIDVEDPLSCASLDAVVNYFVSNTNRRLVPFRLDEDYEKVLGHVEADKENGESVWVASSAPVAPGPGPAPASGGRKQLPPVPITPPPSQDKPPLLLNQNENYVIPIADAPAADYENEDVPSPSWQVVPKPRKLAKSLKPPIAPKPEPKGVNSGLAKKLAVGSVQALFPTTGFGSVHALGPAYQNTPVPFLIWKTIRLSKPS; via the exons GATTACAAGAAGTTCTGGGCGGGCCTGCAGGGCTGCACTCTCTATTTCTATAATAGCAATCGGGACTCACAG CACGTGGAGAAGCTGGGCCTCGGAGCATTTGTGAGGCTCAGCGATGAGGCGCCCGGCGGAAGCCCCAGAGACCCCGGTATCTATTTCAGCCTGGTCCTCTGGAACCAAGAGATCAAGTTCAAG gtgGAGAGCCTGGAGTCTCGGGAGATGTGGAAAGGCTTCATCCTGACGGTGGTAGAG CTGCGTGTCCCGTCCAACCTGACCCTGCTGCCCGGACACCTGTACATGATGGCCGAGGCCCTGGCCAAAGAGGAGGCCCGCCGCGCGCTCGAGGTGCCCCC CTGCTTCCTGAGGGTGAGCCGGCTGGAGGCGCAGCTGCTCCTGGAGCGCTACCCCGAGTGCGGGAACCTGCTGCTGCGGCCCAGCGGCGACGGCGCGGACGACGTGTCGGTCACCACACGCCAGACGCTCCACGG GACGCCGGTGTTCCGGCATTACAAGGTGAAGCGTGACGGCTCCAAATATGTGATCGACGTGGAGGATCCG CTCTCGTGCGCCTCGCTGGATGCGGTGGTCAACTATTTCGTATCAAACACCAATAGGAGGCTGGTGCCCTTCCGGCTGGACGAGGACTACGAGAAGGTGCTAG GCCACGTGGAGGCGGATAAAGAGAACGGCGAGAGTGTGTGGGTGGCGAGCTCGGCCCCCGTGgccccaggcccag ggcctgcACCCGCCTCGGGTGGCCGCAAGCAGCTGCCTCCTGTGCCCATCACACCTCCGCCAAGCCAGGACAAGCCACCCCTACTTCTGAACCAGAACGAGAACTACGTGATCCCCATTGCAGACGCCCCAGCTGCCGACTACGAGAATGAGGATG TGCCTTCCCCCAGCTGGCAGGTTGTCCCGAAGCCCAGGAAGTTGGCAAAGTCTCTAAAGCCGCCCATCGCGCCCAAGCCAG AGCCCAAAGGCGTCAACAGTGGCCTGGCCAAGAAGCTGGCAGTCGGCTCAGTGCAGGCCTTATTCCCCACAACAG GATTTGGTTCTGTTCATGCACTGGGCCCCGCCTATCAGAACACACCCGTGcccttcctcatctggaaaacgATTCGACTGTCAAAACCCAGttag
- the STAP2 gene encoding signal-transducing adaptor protein 2 isoform X2, which yields MASALSPPRGPKGKGALPSHYYESFLEKKGPHDQDYKKFWAGLQGCTLYFYNSNRDSQHVEKLGLGAFVRLSDEAPGGSPRDPGIYFSLVLWNQEIKFKVESLESREMWKGFILTVVELRVPSNLTLLPGHLYMMAEALAKEEARRALEVPPCFLRVSRLEAQLLLERYPECGNLLLRPSGDGADDVSVTTRQTLHGTPVFRHYKVKRDGSKYVIDVEDPLSCASLDAVVNYFVSNTNRRLVPFRLDEDYEKVLGHVEADKENGESVWVASSAPVAPGPGPAPASGGRKQLPPVPITPPPSQDKPPLLLNQNENYVIPIADAPAADYENEDVPSPSWQVVPKPRKLAKSLKPPIAPKPEPKGVNSGLAKKLAVGSVQALFPTTGLADLTAELEEKLQRRRALEHSAGCAGE from the exons GATTACAAGAAGTTCTGGGCGGGCCTGCAGGGCTGCACTCTCTATTTCTATAATAGCAATCGGGACTCACAG CACGTGGAGAAGCTGGGCCTCGGAGCATTTGTGAGGCTCAGCGATGAGGCGCCCGGCGGAAGCCCCAGAGACCCCGGTATCTATTTCAGCCTGGTCCTCTGGAACCAAGAGATCAAGTTCAAG gtgGAGAGCCTGGAGTCTCGGGAGATGTGGAAAGGCTTCATCCTGACGGTGGTAGAG CTGCGTGTCCCGTCCAACCTGACCCTGCTGCCCGGACACCTGTACATGATGGCCGAGGCCCTGGCCAAAGAGGAGGCCCGCCGCGCGCTCGAGGTGCCCCC CTGCTTCCTGAGGGTGAGCCGGCTGGAGGCGCAGCTGCTCCTGGAGCGCTACCCCGAGTGCGGGAACCTGCTGCTGCGGCCCAGCGGCGACGGCGCGGACGACGTGTCGGTCACCACACGCCAGACGCTCCACGG GACGCCGGTGTTCCGGCATTACAAGGTGAAGCGTGACGGCTCCAAATATGTGATCGACGTGGAGGATCCG CTCTCGTGCGCCTCGCTGGATGCGGTGGTCAACTATTTCGTATCAAACACCAATAGGAGGCTGGTGCCCTTCCGGCTGGACGAGGACTACGAGAAGGTGCTAG GCCACGTGGAGGCGGATAAAGAGAACGGCGAGAGTGTGTGGGTGGCGAGCTCGGCCCCCGTGgccccaggcccag ggcctgcACCCGCCTCGGGTGGCCGCAAGCAGCTGCCTCCTGTGCCCATCACACCTCCGCCAAGCCAGGACAAGCCACCCCTACTTCTGAACCAGAACGAGAACTACGTGATCCCCATTGCAGACGCCCCAGCTGCCGACTACGAGAATGAGGATG TGCCTTCCCCCAGCTGGCAGGTTGTCCCGAAGCCCAGGAAGTTGGCAAAGTCTCTAAAGCCGCCCATCGCGCCCAAGCCAG AGCCCAAAGGCGTCAACAGTGGCCTGGCCAAGAAGCTGGCAGTCGGCTCAGTGCAGGCCTTATTCCCCACAACAG GGTTGGCAGATTTGACGGCAGAGCTGGAAGAGAAACTGCAGAGGAGGCGGGCGCTGGAGCACTCAGCTGGATGTGCTGGGGAGTGA